In one Zobellia galactanivorans genomic region, the following are encoded:
- a CDS encoding NADH:ubiquinone reductase (Na(+)-transporting) subunit B, whose protein sequence is MSDKRLTFKKRLHILKHHYRGKKMAPAFNALHTFLFAPDETTHSGSHVRAADDLKRTMNTVIMALVPVLIFSMFNAGYQHYSAINGFPQDFSLMNDFLTWDNFWIGIIKVLPLLVVSYGVGLLVEFIFAVIKGHEVEEGYLVTGMLVPLIVPIDTPLWMLAVAVVFGVVIGKEVFGGTGMNILNPALTIRAFLFFAYPTWMSGDKVWVYQAVERAGGPDAISGETILGYLAQNKAAEMSYSVSDMFFGFIPGSVGETPTFLILLGGLFLIFSKIASWRIMLSAVIGSLVMGLVFNGVVDAGWIGETSKFYGLMSFEFWKHLIVGGLAFGIVYMATDPVTGAQTNRGKWFYGFFIGFLSVMIRVFNPAYPEGVFLAILLMNVFAPTIDHYVVRGNVKRRMKRLKNATILPKDSEGKANELHAETV, encoded by the coding sequence ATGAGTGATAAAAGACTGACTTTCAAAAAAAGGCTGCACATTTTAAAGCACCATTACCGTGGCAAGAAAATGGCGCCGGCCTTCAATGCGTTGCATACATTTTTGTTTGCTCCTGACGAAACCACGCATTCGGGTTCGCACGTAAGGGCCGCAGATGATTTAAAACGTACCATGAACACGGTGATCATGGCCTTGGTGCCGGTATTGATTTTTTCAATGTTCAATGCGGGCTACCAACACTATTCGGCCATAAACGGATTTCCTCAAGATTTCTCGTTGATGAACGATTTCCTTACTTGGGACAACTTCTGGATCGGAATCATAAAAGTGCTTCCTTTATTAGTGGTGTCTTATGGAGTGGGACTTCTAGTTGAATTTATATTTGCCGTAATCAAAGGGCATGAAGTGGAAGAAGGCTACTTGGTAACGGGTATGTTGGTTCCCTTGATCGTTCCTATCGATACGCCACTTTGGATGTTGGCCGTGGCCGTAGTTTTCGGTGTGGTCATCGGTAAAGAGGTCTTTGGCGGTACCGGGATGAATATCTTGAACCCCGCGCTTACCATAAGGGCGTTCTTGTTCTTTGCTTATCCAACATGGATGAGTGGTGACAAGGTTTGGGTATATCAGGCGGTTGAACGCGCCGGTGGCCCCGATGCTATTTCTGGTGAGACTATTTTAGGGTATTTGGCACAGAATAAAGCGGCCGAGATGTCGTATTCGGTATCGGATATGTTCTTCGGTTTTATACCGGGTTCTGTCGGTGAGACTCCTACATTCTTGATTCTTTTGGGAGGCTTGTTCTTGATCTTTAGTAAGATCGCTAGCTGGCGTATTATGCTAAGTGCCGTTATCGGTTCCTTGGTCATGGGCTTGGTCTTCAACGGAGTTGTCGATGCGGGCTGGATCGGTGAGACCAGCAAGTTTTACGGTCTTATGAGTTTTGAATTTTGGAAACATTTGATCGTTGGTGGTTTGGCCTTTGGTATTGTCTATATGGCTACGGACCCGGTTACGGGCGCACAGACCAATAGGGGGAAATGGTTCTACGGATTCTTTATCGGTTTCCTTTCGGTAATGATACGGGTATTCAACCCCGCCTATCCTGAAGGGGTCTTCTTGGCCATTCTTTTAATGAACGTTTTTGCGCCGACAATTGACCATTATGTGGTTCGTGGCAACGTAAAACGTAGAATGAAACGACTCAAAAATGCAACCATCTTGCCTAAGGATTCGGAAGGCAAGGCAAACGAACTTCACGCAGAAACCGTATAG
- the apaG gene encoding Co2+/Mg2+ efflux protein ApaG, with protein sequence MITQVTKGIKISVNTSFEGTFFKNYKMHFAFGYTITIENQSKDSVQLTSRHWKIYDALNELEILDGEGVIGKKPVIKPGESHTYTSGCLLASPIGAMRGHYNMVNFSSTEKFRVYIPTFKFHAPFALN encoded by the coding sequence ATGATCACACAGGTAACCAAGGGCATAAAAATTTCGGTAAACACCAGTTTTGAGGGTACATTCTTCAAGAACTATAAAATGCACTTTGCCTTTGGCTACACCATCACCATAGAAAACCAAAGCAAGGATTCGGTACAGTTGACCTCGCGTCACTGGAAAATCTACGACGCCCTTAACGAGCTAGAGATCCTTGACGGGGAAGGTGTAATCGGCAAGAAACCGGTCATCAAACCCGGCGAATCGCACACTTACACTTCCGGTTGCCTTTTAGCCTCGCCTATCGGCGCTATGAGAGGCCATTACAATATGGTAAATTTTAGTTCCACCGAAAAATTTAGGGTCTATATTCCTACGTTTAAATTTCACGCCCCTTTTGCACTGAATTAA
- the nqrF gene encoding NADH:ubiquinone reductase (Na(+)-transporting) subunit F: MLLAASTGGTILITVVAFLILLMILVALLLFTKEKLSPSGPVTITINGEKKIEVGSGSSLLSTLGNQKIFLPSACGGGGTCIQCECHVLSGGGEALPTETPHFSKRELNAGARLACQVKVKQDMEITIPEEVFGIKKWPAKVVRNYNVASFIKEFVVEIPEDMGYKAGGYIQIEIPECEIKYSDIDITAHPEEHETPDKFQAEWDKFNLWPLVMKNPETVERAYSMASYPAEGREIMLNVRIATPPWDRAKNGWMDVNPGVASSYIFSLKPGDDVVISGPYGEFFINESDAEMLYVGGGAGMAPMRSHLYHLFKTLKTNRKVTYWYGGRSKRELFYIDHFKKLEQEFPNFKFYMALSEPMEEDNWKVKENIDAPGDGFVGFIHNCVIEHYLNHHESPEDIELYFCGPPLMNKAVQKMGEDFGIPDEHIRFDDFGG; this comes from the coding sequence ATGCTATTAGCAGCAAGTACCGGCGGAACTATTCTTATTACAGTAGTCGCATTTTTGATACTCTTAATGATTTTGGTGGCCCTCTTATTGTTCACCAAGGAAAAACTATCGCCTTCGGGTCCCGTTACCATTACGATCAACGGGGAGAAGAAGATAGAGGTGGGCTCGGGAAGTTCATTGCTTTCTACACTCGGTAACCAGAAAATTTTCTTGCCGTCGGCTTGTGGTGGCGGTGGAACCTGTATTCAGTGCGAGTGCCATGTGCTTTCCGGTGGAGGTGAGGCCTTGCCTACAGAAACACCCCACTTTTCTAAAAGGGAATTGAATGCGGGAGCTCGTTTGGCCTGTCAGGTGAAAGTAAAACAAGACATGGAGATTACCATACCCGAAGAGGTGTTCGGTATCAAAAAATGGCCTGCCAAAGTGGTTCGTAACTATAACGTAGCCTCCTTTATCAAGGAATTCGTTGTTGAGATCCCCGAAGATATGGGATACAAGGCTGGGGGATATATCCAAATCGAGATTCCGGAATGTGAGATCAAGTATTCCGATATCGATATTACCGCCCACCCGGAAGAACATGAAACACCCGATAAGTTTCAAGCGGAGTGGGACAAGTTCAACCTTTGGCCTTTGGTAATGAAAAACCCTGAAACCGTAGAGCGAGCCTACTCGATGGCTTCTTACCCTGCGGAAGGAAGAGAGATCATGTTGAACGTTCGTATTGCGACTCCACCATGGGATCGTGCCAAGAACGGGTGGATGGATGTTAACCCAGGGGTGGCTTCATCTTATATATTCTCCTTGAAACCTGGTGACGATGTAGTTATCTCAGGACCTTACGGTGAATTCTTTATCAACGAGTCCGATGCTGAGATGTTATATGTTGGTGGTGGGGCAGGTATGGCGCCAATGCGTTCGCATTTGTACCATTTGTTCAAAACCCTTAAGACCAACAGAAAAGTAACGTATTGGTACGGTGGTCGTTCTAAAAGGGAACTTTTCTACATTGACCACTTTAAGAAATTAGAGCAAGAGTTTCCAAATTTCAAATTCTATATGGCACTTTCTGAGCCTATGGAGGAAGATAACTGGAAGGTTAAGGAAAATATTGATGCACCGGGTGACGGCTTCGTAGGCTTTATCCACAACTGTGTGATCGAGCACTATTTGAACCATCACGAATCACCTGAAGATATAGAACTTTATTTCTGTGGACCTCCATTGATGAACAAGGCGGTACAGAAAATGGGTGAAGACTTTGGTATTCCCGATGAGCATATCCGCTTTGATGATTTTGGTGGATAA
- a CDS encoding Na(+)-translocating NADH-quinone reductase subunit A: MSKDIRIKKGLNINLVGAADQTTSKAVLSNVYAINLNDFHGVTPKMLVKQGAEVKAGEPIFYNKDKENMLFVSPVSGELVEIVRGARRRILTLRILADKEQANVSHDLLNVENASKEEVKAYLLKTGCWPFIKQRPYDVIANPDVNPKAIFVSGYVTAPLAADLNYVLQGKEKELQAALTALGKLTPGKVHVSVGKSDNSPLAGVKGVELHKVSGPHPAGLVGTQINKIDPINKGETVWTVTPQDLVIIGELLLTGKFNPERIVALAGSSVKAPKYYKTKIGTEISTFLYSSGVEGDNFRVINGDVLTGSKSAPDGYLGYYNNTVTVIPEGDDYEFFGWNKPVFNKISATRALTFSWMQPNKKYDLTTNTNGEHRAFVVTGMYEKVFPLDIYPMQLLKACMVKDLDEMEQLGLYEVAPEDFSLTEFVCVSKQPHQQIIREGLDLLHKEIG; the protein is encoded by the coding sequence ATGTCTAAAGACATCAGGATTAAAAAGGGCTTGAACATAAATCTTGTTGGAGCTGCAGATCAAACTACCTCAAAAGCCGTTTTAAGTAACGTTTATGCCATAAACCTAAACGATTTTCACGGAGTCACACCTAAAATGTTGGTAAAGCAAGGTGCTGAAGTCAAAGCGGGAGAACCAATTTTTTACAATAAGGACAAGGAAAACATGCTTTTCGTCTCGCCGGTAAGTGGTGAGCTTGTAGAGATTGTAAGGGGCGCAAGAAGGCGCATTCTCACGTTAAGGATTTTAGCCGATAAAGAGCAGGCCAACGTTTCCCACGATTTGTTAAATGTTGAAAACGCCTCTAAGGAAGAGGTCAAGGCATACTTGTTGAAGACAGGATGCTGGCCTTTTATCAAGCAACGGCCGTACGACGTTATAGCGAATCCGGATGTGAATCCGAAAGCGATTTTCGTTTCAGGATATGTTACGGCGCCACTTGCTGCGGATTTGAATTACGTTTTGCAAGGAAAGGAAAAAGAACTTCAGGCCGCATTGACCGCCTTGGGCAAATTGACACCCGGTAAGGTCCATGTTTCTGTCGGAAAATCCGATAACTCCCCATTGGCCGGTGTAAAAGGAGTGGAGCTGCATAAGGTTTCGGGTCCGCATCCCGCAGGCTTGGTCGGTACACAGATCAATAAAATCGATCCGATCAACAAAGGGGAGACCGTTTGGACGGTAACGCCACAAGACTTGGTGATCATCGGTGAGTTGTTGCTGACCGGTAAGTTTAACCCTGAGCGTATCGTGGCCTTGGCCGGATCGTCGGTTAAAGCGCCAAAGTACTACAAAACCAAAATTGGAACCGAAATCTCTACCTTTTTATATAGTAGCGGTGTTGAAGGTGATAATTTTAGGGTAATCAACGGTGATGTGCTTACGGGTTCAAAATCGGCACCTGATGGGTACTTGGGTTACTACAATAATACGGTAACGGTGATTCCTGAAGGGGATGATTACGAATTCTTTGGATGGAACAAACCTGTTTTCAATAAAATATCGGCTACAAGGGCATTGACGTTCTCATGGATGCAGCCCAATAAAAAATACGACCTGACTACAAATACCAACGGGGAGCACCGTGCTTTTGTGGTAACGGGTATGTATGAAAAAGTATTTCCGTTAGATATCTATCCTATGCAGTTGCTTAAGGCGTGTATGGTGAAAGATTTGGATGAGATGGAGCAACTGGGGCTTTATGAAGTGGCGCCGGAGGATTTCTCGTTGACCGAGTTTGTTTGTGTTTCAAAACAACCGCATCAACAGATCATTAGGGAAGGATTGGATCTATTGCATAAAGAAATAGGATAA
- the nqrE gene encoding NADH:ubiquinone reductase (Na(+)-transporting) subunit E: protein MLEHIELFFKSIFIDNMVFAVFLGMCSYLAVSKKVATAVGLGAAVIFVLAVTVPLNWLLDQYLLRDGALVWLGPEYADYNLSFLSFILFIATIATMVQLVEIVVEKFSPSLYNSLGIFLPLIAVNCAILGGSLFMQSRDIQTLGLAFNYGVSSGIGWFLAILAIAAIREKIRYSNVPAPLRGLGITFIITGLMGIGFQSFGGMLTGGDDAAPVKEEQQVVNDKVSEIEKKELEKKDIEEKEISYNDAINN, encoded by the coding sequence ATGTTAGAGCATATTGAATTATTTTTTAAGTCCATCTTTATAGATAATATGGTGTTCGCCGTATTCTTGGGGATGTGTTCTTACTTGGCAGTATCTAAAAAAGTAGCTACCGCCGTAGGTTTGGGAGCTGCCGTAATTTTTGTACTGGCCGTTACCGTTCCCTTGAACTGGTTGTTGGATCAGTATCTTTTAAGGGATGGTGCGTTGGTGTGGTTAGGACCTGAATACGCCGATTACAACTTGAGCTTCCTTTCCTTCATCCTATTCATTGCCACCATTGCTACTATGGTACAATTGGTAGAGATCGTAGTGGAGAAATTTTCACCTTCACTTTATAACTCCTTGGGTATTTTCTTGCCTTTGATCGCAGTAAACTGTGCGATATTGGGGGGCTCGCTTTTTATGCAGTCAAGGGATATCCAAACCTTGGGCTTGGCTTTCAATTACGGTGTTAGCTCTGGTATCGGATGGTTCTTGGCCATCTTGGCCATTGCCGCTATTCGCGAAAAGATCAGATACTCCAATGTACCGGCCCCGTTAAGAGGTCTGGGTATAACCTTTATTATAACAGGTTTGATGGGTATCGGTTTCCAAAGTTTTGGAGGTATGTTGACAGGTGGTGACGACGCTGCCCCTGTTAAGGAAGAACAACAAGTGGTTAACGACAAGGTATCGGAAATCGAGAAGAAAGAGCTTGAAAAGAAAGATATCGAGGAAAAGGAAATTTCTTATAACGACGCAATAAATAATTAG
- a CDS encoding NADH:ubiquinone reductase (Na(+)-transporting) subunit D, translating to MALLTKKDASLITDPLADNNPITIQVLGICSALAITAELKASVVMAVSVLFVLALGNVVISLMRNIIPSKIRIIVQLIVVATLVIIVDQVLKAFAYELSKTLSVFVGLIITNCIIMGRFEAFALGNGPWRSFLDGIGNALGYGVILVIVGFFRELLGSGTLFGYPVLGNPIEKTGLYSIGYENNGFMIIPPAALIVVGIIIWVQRSRNPALVEDH from the coding sequence ATGGCACTATTAACAAAAAAAGATGCAAGTCTAATAACAGACCCGTTAGCCGATAACAACCCTATTACCATTCAGGTATTGGGTATATGTTCTGCGCTGGCGATTACGGCAGAGTTGAAAGCTTCCGTAGTAATGGCGGTCTCGGTACTTTTCGTTTTGGCTTTGGGTAACGTGGTGATTTCCTTGATGCGAAACATCATTCCTTCCAAAATTAGGATTATCGTTCAGTTGATCGTGGTAGCTACTTTGGTAATTATCGTGGATCAGGTCTTGAAGGCCTTTGCCTATGAGTTGAGTAAAACGCTTTCGGTATTTGTTGGTCTGATCATTACCAACTGTATTATTATGGGACGCTTCGAGGCTTTTGCCTTGGGTAACGGTCCGTGGAGGTCGTTCTTGGATGGTATCGGTAATGCCTTGGGTTATGGCGTTATCTTGGTCATCGTAGGCTTCTTTAGGGAGCTTTTGGGATCAGGAACTTTATTCGGTTATCCTGTCTTAGGAAATCCGATCGAAAAGACGGGCTTGTATTCCATAGGTTACGAGAACAACGGATTTATGATTATTCCACCGGCGGCTTTGATCGTTGTAGGTATTATCATTTGGGTACAGCGTTCAAGAAATCCGGCCTTGGTCGAAGATCATTAA
- a CDS encoding Na(+)-translocating NADH-quinone reductase subunit C yields MAINTDKNSYTVIFAAVMVVIVGSILAFAASGLKDRIAENERFEKQQNILYAMGVNENVDEGSVNFVSTDKVEGEFKKYIKEQLVIEGGEITKDDHAYLIDMKKQMAIAAKGETPKLPLLIGEKDGETFYIIPMYGKGLWDAIWGFIAVDKTMTVKGVYFDHKGETPGLGANIKQRYFMDDFTGESILKGTAFEGITVAKGNNDPLNNTKDDNEVDALAGATITGNGVSAMIKESVHLYEDYLKTVSAK; encoded by the coding sequence ATGGCAATCAATACAGATAAAAATTCATATACCGTTATTTTCGCTGCCGTTATGGTAGTGATAGTAGGTTCTATTCTCGCTTTTGCGGCCTCCGGTCTTAAAGATAGGATAGCCGAGAACGAACGGTTTGAAAAGCAACAGAACATTCTTTATGCCATGGGCGTAAACGAAAATGTTGACGAGGGTAGTGTAAACTTCGTTTCTACCGATAAGGTAGAGGGCGAGTTTAAAAAGTATATCAAAGAGCAATTGGTTATCGAAGGTGGTGAAATTACCAAAGACGACCATGCGTATTTGATCGATATGAAAAAGCAAATGGCTATCGCCGCCAAAGGTGAAACGCCCAAGCTTCCGTTGTTGATCGGGGAAAAAGACGGGGAGACCTTCTATATCATCCCGATGTACGGAAAAGGTCTTTGGGATGCCATCTGGGGTTTTATCGCAGTTGACAAGACCATGACCGTTAAAGGGGTCTATTTCGACCACAAAGGTGAAACACCAGGTCTAGGGGCAAACATCAAGCAGCGTTATTTTATGGATGATTTCACTGGTGAAAGCATCCTTAAGGGTACGGCCTTTGAAGGTATTACCGTAGCCAAGGGAAATAACGACCCCTTGAACAATACAAAAGATGACAACGAAGTCGATGCGCTCGCAGGGGCAACAATTACCGGAAACGGGGTGTCGGCTATGATTAAAGAGAGTGTACATCTCTATGAGGACTATTTAAAAACCGTTAGCGCAAAATAA
- a CDS encoding FAD:protein FMN transferase, with protein MNRLIVFLVGLQLISCGGPGGMVRNEASGAALGTSYNLIYLSPEKLDLQKQIDSVFDAINHSLSTYIPTSDISRINKGDSTLVVDHMFREVFNLSQEVYTHTKGHFDPTVGILVNAWGFGPGKQMEMDSARVDSLLRYVGFNKVKLTERFTVQKTEPDIYFDFNAIAKGYSIDRLAKLMEMHDVENYLLEVGGELVAKGQNQIKGKPWVVGIEDPTIEDDRKLKATIQLQDKALASSGNYRHFREDPVSGVKYVHTIDPVTGFTKNSNTLAATVLADNCAKADAYATSFMAMDLDEVLKLLTVRRELEAYIIFFDEKGETHEFMTPGFEALLTKS; from the coding sequence ATGAATAGATTGATAGTGTTTCTTGTCGGATTGCAGTTGATTTCATGTGGTGGTCCGGGTGGTATGGTCCGAAACGAAGCATCGGGTGCGGCCTTGGGTACCTCGTATAACCTTATATATCTGTCGCCTGAAAAGCTCGACTTGCAAAAGCAAATCGATTCGGTCTTTGATGCGATCAACCATTCCTTGTCGACCTATATTCCGACCTCCGATATTTCGAGGATCAATAAGGGCGATTCTACCTTGGTAGTGGATCATATGTTCAGGGAGGTTTTTAATTTGTCACAAGAAGTGTACACCCATACGAAAGGCCATTTTGATCCCACTGTGGGGATTTTGGTAAACGCTTGGGGCTTTGGCCCGGGAAAACAAATGGAGATGGATAGCGCCCGCGTAGATAGCCTTCTGCGTTATGTGGGTTTCAATAAAGTAAAGCTTACCGAGCGCTTTACCGTTCAAAAGACCGAACCCGATATCTATTTCGATTTTAATGCCATTGCCAAAGGGTATTCCATTGATCGCTTGGCGAAGCTGATGGAGATGCACGATGTTGAAAACTACTTGTTGGAAGTAGGTGGGGAGCTCGTGGCCAAAGGTCAAAACCAGATCAAAGGGAAGCCTTGGGTCGTGGGAATAGAAGATCCTACCATTGAAGACGATCGAAAATTGAAGGCTACCATCCAACTTCAGGATAAGGCCTTGGCCTCATCGGGAAACTACCGGCATTTTAGGGAAGACCCGGTCAGCGGGGTAAAATATGTGCATACGATCGACCCCGTTACGGGGTTTACCAAAAACTCCAATACCTTGGCCGCTACCGTACTTGCCGATAATTGCGCAAAAGCCGATGCCTATGCTACTTCCTTTATGGCAATGGACTTAGATGAGGTGTTGAAGCTTTTGACGGTTAGGCGCGAGCTGGAGGCCTATATTATCTTTTTTGATGAGAAGGGGGAAACCCACGAGTTTATGACCCCGGGTTTTGAGGCCTTGCTGACGAAATCTTAG
- a CDS encoding type IX secretion system plug protein, whose amino-acid sequence MRLNLTLVFSFVLASSIWAQVQVEVNPPEHIKTVIFGGPTEDQFPVVELGESIKLEFDDITAEERDYYYKIVHCDYDWQPSQLLKSQYLNGVDNQRITDYENSYSTLQSYSNYKLTIPNENVGLKVSGNFILEIYNDSYELQFSRRFVVYKNLVTVGGTVKRSRDFNFLNEKQVVQFSINAGNFQLVNPKKEVKVAILQNHQWETALYNIAPQYTLGSELVYKYDQETSFYGGNEFLNFDTSDLRAPTSQISRIEIGELYDHYLFADEYRADQPYTYYPDINGDFVVRTLQGDDNSREAEYTMVHFALPYDERLALDEVYVFGKHNNYALNEGNKMTYNENNGMMEAQIKLKQGFYNYKYVIKREDGSIELNTICGNYHFTENNYLILVYYRNFGDLYDSIIGVGSANSRNISN is encoded by the coding sequence ATGCGCTTGAATCTTACACTGGTTTTTTCCTTCGTTTTAGCATCTTCAATATGGGCTCAGGTTCAAGTGGAAGTGAATCCTCCGGAACATATTAAGACCGTCATCTTTGGAGGACCTACGGAAGACCAATTTCCCGTAGTAGAGCTCGGCGAGAGCATCAAGCTCGAGTTTGACGACATTACGGCGGAGGAACGGGACTATTATTACAAGATCGTCCATTGCGATTACGACTGGCAACCGTCGCAACTTTTAAAGTCGCAATACCTCAATGGGGTGGACAACCAACGCATCACCGATTACGAGAACAGTTACTCCACCCTACAGTCCTATTCCAACTACAAACTGACCATACCCAACGAAAACGTAGGATTAAAGGTTAGCGGCAATTTCATATTGGAAATCTACAACGATAGCTACGAACTTCAATTTTCAAGGCGATTTGTCGTCTACAAAAACCTCGTCACCGTAGGAGGCACGGTCAAACGTTCGCGTGATTTCAACTTCCTGAACGAAAAACAAGTGGTACAATTCAGCATCAACGCCGGAAACTTTCAGCTGGTCAACCCGAAAAAAGAAGTAAAAGTGGCCATCTTACAGAACCATCAATGGGAAACGGCACTTTATAATATAGCCCCGCAATACACCTTGGGATCCGAACTGGTCTACAAATACGACCAAGAAACCAGTTTTTATGGCGGTAACGAATTCCTGAATTTCGACACCAGCGACCTTAGGGCACCGACATCGCAAATTTCAAGAATAGAAATCGGTGAACTTTACGACCATTATTTGTTTGCCGACGAATATCGTGCCGACCAACCCTATACTTATTACCCCGACATCAACGGCGACTTTGTCGTTCGCACCCTACAAGGCGACGACAATAGCAGGGAAGCGGAGTACACCATGGTCCATTTTGCCCTACCCTACGACGAACGCCTGGCCCTAGACGAGGTCTATGTTTTCGGGAAGCACAACAATTACGCCCTGAACGAGGGGAACAAAATGACCTATAACGAAAATAACGGGATGATGGAAGCCCAAATCAAACTCAAGCAAGGCTTCTACAACTATAAATACGTTATAAAACGCGAAGATGGCAGCATAGAACTCAATACCATTTGCGGCAACTACCACTTCACCGAAAACAACTACCTTATTTTGGTATATTACAGAAACTTCGGTGACCTATATGACAGCATTATCGGCGTTGGCTCGGCCAACTCGAGGAATATCAGTAACTAA
- a CDS encoding DUF3667 domain-containing protein, which produces MNDKPIISGKGRYHLKYRGTECLNCGHPLDLSDRYCPNCSQANSTKKISLKDYVDEFFGTLIAYDSRLFRTLSTLLIRPGKITRNYIDGKRISFTNPFRFLLSLAIIYFLMINFTGNFSKLDKYAVQDFSAVEDVISELTIDPANEEEVVLSQKIDSLKKAVNYDTYKERKRKRDSLLLLDPGAHLKKIDQGLLGDRFSAKHVLFTTLLKHDTIYDYQDIEQKYGFAETFENKMAFNIANGFLKLQKSPGSFLSTLISKLPFVVFFFLPVFTLFIWLVYIRKKYSYTDHLIFSFHNTALLFILLIISYLIDSVFKTNSNWIFLMIFSTYLFAAMRNFYGQSIFKTIVKYLFLNTIFFILAIFSTVILFTGNIITF; this is translated from the coding sequence ATGAACGACAAGCCCATAATATCAGGAAAAGGAAGGTACCACCTCAAATACCGAGGTACCGAATGCCTCAATTGCGGACATCCCCTAGACCTAAGTGACAGGTATTGCCCCAATTGCTCGCAGGCCAACAGCACTAAAAAAATATCCCTCAAAGATTATGTGGACGAGTTTTTCGGCACCCTGATCGCCTACGACTCACGATTGTTCCGCACACTCTCTACCCTACTCATCAGACCGGGAAAGATTACAAGAAACTATATCGACGGCAAGCGCATTTCTTTTACCAACCCGTTTCGGTTTTTGCTAAGCCTTGCCATCATCTATTTTTTGATGATAAATTTTACGGGAAATTTTTCAAAACTGGACAAATACGCCGTTCAGGACTTCTCGGCCGTTGAAGACGTGATTTCCGAATTGACGATAGACCCGGCAAACGAAGAGGAAGTCGTATTATCACAAAAAATCGATTCCCTTAAAAAAGCGGTAAACTACGACACATACAAAGAGCGAAAGCGCAAGCGCGACTCATTGCTCTTACTCGACCCAGGCGCCCATTTAAAGAAAATAGACCAAGGTCTTTTAGGCGACCGCTTCAGCGCCAAGCACGTTTTATTCACCACCCTTTTGAAGCACGACACCATTTACGACTACCAAGATATAGAGCAGAAATACGGATTTGCCGAAACTTTCGAGAACAAAATGGCATTCAACATCGCCAACGGGTTCTTAAAACTCCAAAAATCGCCCGGCAGCTTCCTAAGCACCTTGATCTCAAAATTACCGTTCGTCGTGTTTTTCTTTTTACCGGTCTTCACCCTATTTATCTGGCTGGTATATATCAGAAAAAAATACAGTTACACCGATCATTTGATCTTTAGTTTCCACAACACCGCTTTATTGTTTATCTTGCTCATTATTAGTTATTTGATTGACTCCGTTTTCAAAACAAACAGCAATTGGATTTTTCTAATGATTTTTTCGACATACCTTTTTGCGGCTATGCGGAATTTTTACGGGCAGAGCATATTCAAAACTATTGTTAAATATCTCTTTCTCAACACTATTTTTTTTATATTGGCTATATTTTCCACGGTAATTCTTTTTACCGGAAACATTATCACCTTTTAG